A genomic stretch from Pseudoliparis swirei isolate HS2019 ecotype Mariana Trench chromosome 18, NWPU_hadal_v1, whole genome shotgun sequence includes:
- the zgc:77375 gene encoding LOW QUALITY PROTEIN: haloacid dehalogenase-like hydrolase domain-containing 5 (The sequence of the model RefSeq protein was modified relative to this genomic sequence to represent the inferred CDS: inserted 2 bases in 2 codons), whose amino-acid sequence MWCQGFLRQTVRSMSTSRQAGILLDVDGVLLRGGSLNPAARQAFRKLLDRNDNSLFPVVFITNAGSCQRHHKAQQLSHLLEVQIAREPAVLSYSPLQMLKGFHDKCVLVSGQGPVTDIANSLGFRKVVSVEXLGEHQPLLDMVDHNRRPKLPSSPLKTLPRIEAIILFGEPIRWETNLQLLIDVLLTNGSPGSAYDPQVPAQLPVLACNVDLMWMAEAPSPRFGHGMFLLCLEAVYRKMTGRELQYQALLGKPSLLTYQYAEQLLRLQNHNHQLSTIYAIGDNLMTDXLYNRYLGQQHGAASATMQPVARATGTRVAMAVPEAELVSAATQCRSILVCTGVYNPRSPLPGDAITEAALHGHRDLVMELDLVEPNHVVEDVEAAVDLLLQQESSVTSDLCPL is encoded by the exons ATGTGGTGTCAAGGCTTCCTGCGGCAGACGGTCCGGTCCATGTCGACcagcagacag GCGGGCATCCTCTTGGACGTGGACGGCGTTCTGCTTCGCGGCGGCTCGTTGAATCCGGCGGCTCGACAAGCTTTCCGGAAGCTTCTGGATCGGAATGACAACTCCCTGTTTCCTGTCGTGTTCATCACCAACGCGGGAAGCTGTCAGAGGCATCACAAAGCCCAGCAGCTGTCTCACCTGCTGGAGGTCCAG ATTGCCCGGGAGCCGGCGGTTCTTTCCTACAGTCCTTTGCAAATGCTGAAGGGTTTCCATGATAAATGCGTCCTGGTGTCCGGACAGGGCCCGGTGACGGACATCGCCAACTC TTTGGGTTTTCGGAAGGTCGTGAGCGTCG CACTCGGAGAACACCAGCCCCTGCTGGACATGGTGGACCACAACAGGAGACCCAAACTCCCT TCGTCTCCTCTGAAGACGCTCCCGAGAATAGAAG CGATCATCCTGTTCGGAGAGCCAATCCGATGGGAGACCAACCTGCAGCTGCTGATTGACGTGCTCCTGACCAATGGGAGTCCCGGCAGCGCCTACGATCCTCAGGTGCCGGCCCAGTTGCCGGTTCTCGCCTGCAACGTAGACCTGATGTGGATGGCTGAGGCCCCATCACCACG CTTTGGTCACGGGATGTTCCTGCTGTGCCTGGAGGCCGTCTACAGGAAGATGACGGGGCGAGAGCTCCAGTACCAGGCGCTGCTGGGGAAACCCAGTCTGCTGACCTACCAGTACGccgagcagctgctgaggctgcAGAACCACAACCACCAGCTCTCCACCATCTACGCCATCGG CGACAACCTGATGACTG GTCTCTACAACCGCTACCTGGGTCAGCAGCACGGTGCTGCGAGCGCCACGATGCAGCCGGTGGCCCGGGCAACGGGGACTCGCGTAGCGATGGCGGTgccggaggcggagcttgtgTCTGCTGCTACTCAGTGTCGCTCCATACTT GTGTGCACAGGTGTCTATAACCCTCGCTCCCCGTTGCCTGGCGACGCCATCACAGAAGCCGCGTTACATGGTCACAGAGACCTGGTGATGGAGCTCGACCTGGTGGAGCCAAATCacgtggtggaggacgtggAGGCCGCAGTTGACCTACTGCTGCAGCAGGAgagctctgtgacctctgacctctgtcctctATGA
- the isy1 gene encoding pre-mRNA-splicing factor ISY1 homolog — protein sequence MARNAEKAMTALARFRQAQLAEGKVKERRPFLASECNELPKAEKWRRQIISEISKKVAQIQNAGLGEFKIRDLNDEINKLLREKGHWEVRIKELRGPDYARVGPRMLDHEGKEVPGNRGYKYFGAARDLPGVRELFEKEPSPAMRKTRGDLMKEVDAEYYGYRDEDDGVLLPLEAKYEKQALLEAVQKWKAERESRLSGEKQPEEEEEEESIYAVHSEKPDDDEENMEEQDGEEGGVTFIAHVPVPSQKEVEEALVRRKKMELLQRYASETLQAQSQAARTLLGV from the exons ATG GCACGGAACGCGGAGAAGGCCAT GACGGCTCTGGCTCGGTTTAGACAGGCTCAGCTGGCGGAGGGAAAAGTCAAG gagAGGAGACCTTTTCTGGCGTCCGAGTGTAATGAACTTCCGAAGGCGGAGAAATGGAGacgacag atcATCAGCGAGATCTCAAAGAAGGTGGCTCAGATCCAGAATG ccgGTCTCGGCGAGTTCAAGATTCGTGATCTGAACGATGAGATCAACAAGCTGCTGAGGGAGAAGGGTCACTGGGAGGTCCGGATCAAAGAACTGAGAGGACCGGACTATgcg CGAGTCGGTCCCAGGATGCTGGACCACGAGGGGAAGGAGGTCCCGGGGAACCGAGGCTATAAGTACTTCGGAGCAGCCAGAGATCTGCCCGGAGTCCGGGAGCTGTTCGAGAAGGAGC CTTCCCCGGcgatgaggaagacgaggggtGACCTGATGAAGGAAGTGGACGCAGAGTATTACGGCTACAGAGACGAGGATGACGGCGTGCTGCTCCCCCTGGAGGCCAAGTACGAGAAACAAG CTTTGTTGGAGGCGGTGCAGAAGtggaaagcagagagagagtcTCGTCTGTCGGGGGAGAAGCagccggaggaagaggaggaggaggagagcatctACGCGGTGCACAGTGAAAAG ccggatgatgatgaggagaacatggaggagcaggacggagaagagggcggagtcaccttCATCGCACACGTACCTGTTCCCTCACAAAaagag GTGGAGGAGGCCCTcgtcaggaggaagaagatggagTTGTTGCAGCGTTACGCCAGCGAGACGCTTCAGGCTCAGAGTCAGGCGGCCAGAACTCTGCTGGGAGTCTAA